The Hemibagrus wyckioides isolate EC202008001 linkage group LG25, SWU_Hwy_1.0, whole genome shotgun sequence genome has a segment encoding these proteins:
- the lamp5 gene encoding lysosome-associated membrane glycoprotein 5, which yields MEWLRFSTVDSAGVFLCLLCTLSGVSVVAEQEVENLSGLSTNPDKDIFVVRENGTTCLMAEFAVKFVIPYDVLALNGIDLITEQAAVSLPRGAQIAGTCGSSEAELHVSWSNNAYTFRLYFIKEKHTVRKDGKTKESEVWKISKVQLVYDTSETTHFINAYNPGKHTASSHHLSALVTPAGHSYVCAAQQTLTLISSDHQKGITVSMSDIQIQPFDIKSDFVFSEPYKCITDQRERLEETLPLVLGLILGLIIVITITIYHFHLKLTAHQPQLPRDRSLYKHM from the exons ATGGAGTGGCTAAGATTCAGCACCGTGGACAGCGCCGGAGTTTTCCTCTGTCTCCTTT GCACGCTGTCGGGGGTCTCAGTTGTGGCAGAACAGGAAGTGGAGAATCTGTCTGGTCTCTCTACAAACCCAGACAAAGACATTTTCGTGGTGCGTGAAAATGGGACGACTTGTTTGATGGCAGAGTTTGCGGTGAAATTCGTGATCCCCTATGACGTGCTCGCGCTTAACGGAATAGAC TTGATCACGGAGCAGGcggctgtctctctccctcgtgGTGCGCAGATCGCAGGCACGTGTGGAAGCAGCGAGGCAGAGCTGCATGTCTCCTGGAGCAATAACGCCTACACGTTCCGCCTGTACTTCATCAAG gagaaACACACCGTGAGAAAAGATGGGAAAACGAAAGAGAGTGAAGTGTGGAAGATAAGCAAGGTTCAGCTGGTTTATGACACCTCTGAGACAACGCACTTCATCAACGCATACAACC CGGGGAAACACACTGCCAGCTCGCATCATCTCTCAGCCTTGGTGACACCAGCTGGCCACTCGTACGTGTGCGCAGCTCAGCAGACCCTCACCCTCATCTCCAGTGACCATCAGAAAGGCATCACGGTTTCCATGTCTGACATCCAGATCCAACCCTTTGACATCAAAAGCGACTTTGTGTTCAGTGAAc CGTATAAGTGCATCACAGACCAGCGTGAGCGGCTGGAGGAGACTCTGCCCCTGGTGCTGGGGCTCATCCTGGGcctcatcatcgtcatcaccatcactatctaCCACTTCCATCTCAAACTGACGGCTCATCAACCCCAGCTGCCCCGCGACCGCTCCCTCTATAAGCACATGTAG
- the LOC131345972 gene encoding ankyrin repeat domain-containing protein 34B-like yields MLKLSEKSDSKTDTKILLDAISKDKMHLARFILDALDGKIVDSKSDGELTPLISSVFLPDSRARAKFMTLLLQRGANVNQQDECGRTALSYACEKGYLDAVKMLVKNNADPEIVDAWGNTALMYAVVAGHSLVVEFLVKAFKRLGLQIDRQNKVGNSAVAVAKYLGHTECLSALLSNSKKAHDQDALDERFALLRANEGEDTNTEKKKTSEVSDTHQSKSSSRRKYPNLWSRMMSMDSIEELERESESEKDRWPLSPQGCAFSGVLTPKPPQRSRVSQTLKQVAESCLNNHLPPLSRGTELHSPASPRTPKIHAHTTGALSGPLGILLTPIRKANRSDSDKEDVTAMRFDDSYYRKRCSLPTSALGPTPPERPLLKSARRSKPTPRGFTSPPHVDNADFSATAFSVLGNRLLRRFTLPELKKAGKEVREGCGAHGEGCETVARGMPRSETFPLSTNHPQVGSKPSIDSISAVKCEFDFQLKANF; encoded by the coding sequence ATGCTGAAACTCTCCGAGAAGTCGGACTCAAAAACCGACACCAAAATACTTCTTGACGCCATCTCTAAGGACAAAATGCACCTAGCTAGGTTCATCCTGGACGCTCTGGACGGTAAGATCGTGGACTCGAAGAGCGACGGCGAGCTCACTCCGCTCATCTCGTCTGTGTTTTTGCCGGACTCGCGCGCCAGGGCCAAGTTCATGACCCTGCTTTTACAGAGGGGCGCTAACGTGAACCAGCAAGACGAGTGTGGGCGCACGGCGCTTAGTTACGCGTGTGAGAAAGGCTACCTGGACGCCGTGAAGATGCTGGTGAAGAACAACGCCGATCCGGAGATTGTGGACGCATGGGGAAACACTGCGCTCATGTACGCTGTCGTCGCTGGCCATTCGCTGGTCGTGGAGTTCCTGGTGAAGGCCTTCAAACGGCTGGGGCTCCAAATCGACCGCCAAAACAAAGTAGGTAACTCGGCAGTGGCGGTGGCAAAATACTTGGGCCACACCGAATGTTTGTCTGCGTTACTGAGCAACTCCAAAAAAGCGCACGATCAAGACGCATTAGATGAAAGATTCGCACTTTTGCGTGCCAACGAGGGCGAGGACACAAACaccgaaaagaaaaaaacatctgaaGTTTCTGACACGCACCAGAGCAAAAGCTCGAGCCGGAGGAAATACCCTAATTTATGGAGCAGAATGATGTCCATGGACTCTATCGAGGAGttggagagagaaagtgagtctGAGAAGGATCGATGGCCACTATCTCCACAAGGCTGTGCTTTTTCAGGTGTGCTTACTCCTAAACCGCCTCAGCGATCTCGCGTTTCGCAAACTTTAAAGCAAGTAGCGGAAAGCTGCCTGAACAACCATCTGCCACCATTATCCAGAGGGACCGAGCTTCACAGCCCGGCTTCACCCAGGACGCCCAAAATCCACGCGCACACAACCGGAGCTCTATCCGGTCCGCTCGGTATCTTGCTCACGCCTATTAGGAAAGCCAACAGATCAGACTCGGATAAAGAAGACGTCACTGCGATGAGGTTTGATGACAGCTATTACCGGAAACGGTGCAGTTTGCCCACCAGCGCCCTCGGACCAACACCGCCTGAGCGGCCACTGCTGAAATCTGCACGCAGAAGCAAACCTACTCCTAGAGGCTTCACTTCGCCCCCGCATGTCGATAATGCAGACTTTTCCGCCACTGCGTTTTCTGTCTTGGGCAACAGGTTGCTAAGGCGCTTCACTTTGCCCGAGTTAAAAAAGGCaggaaaagaagtgagagaaggTTGCGGCGCGCACGGAGAAGGCTGTGAAACGGTTGCACGGGGCATGCCGAGGTCCGAGACCTTCCCTCTGAGCACCAACCACCCGCAAGTAGGAAGTAAGCCGAGTATAGACAGCATCAGCGCAGTGAAGTGCGAGTTTGACTTTCAGCTCAAAGCCAACTTTTAA